From one Nocardioides sp. Kera G14 genomic stretch:
- a CDS encoding TetR/AcrR family transcriptional regulator — translation MASDRRSRKAEATRTRLIGAARRLVAELGPDAVTIAQITSAADLGTGTFYNYFATRDDIVTAVIQDTVESMGQRLDAMTADMSDPAEVFAASLRQLMGTAVSEPVWAWFVVRIGAAHPALIDILGPRATRDLKRGIDEGRFQIENLPMTADVVFGSLLAAIHSYLSSDRQGDQPAQYAELNLRMVGLSRADAAEVCRRPLPHLPELKEAAR, via the coding sequence ATGGCCAGCGACCGGCGCTCGCGCAAGGCCGAGGCGACGCGCACTCGGCTGATCGGTGCTGCGCGCCGCCTTGTTGCCGAGCTCGGCCCCGACGCGGTGACCATCGCGCAGATCACCTCGGCCGCCGATCTGGGCACCGGCACCTTCTACAACTACTTCGCCACGCGGGACGACATCGTCACCGCGGTCATCCAGGACACGGTCGAGAGCATGGGGCAGAGGCTCGACGCCATGACGGCCGACATGAGTGACCCCGCGGAGGTCTTTGCGGCGTCGCTGCGCCAGCTGATGGGCACGGCCGTGTCCGAGCCTGTGTGGGCATGGTTCGTCGTGCGGATCGGGGCGGCGCATCCCGCGCTGATCGACATCCTTGGGCCACGTGCCACCCGGGATCTCAAGCGCGGCATCGATGAAGGTCGGTTCCAGATCGAGAACCTCCCCATGACGGCGGACGTCGTCTTCGGGTCGCTCCTCGCCGCGATCCACTCCTATCTCAGCTCGGACCGGCAGGGCGACCAGCCTGCGCAGTACGCCGAGCTCAACCTTCGCATGGTCGGACTCTCCCGGGCGGACGCCGCGGAGGTCTGCCGCCGTCCGCTTCCCCACCTCCCCGAGCTGAAAGAGGCCGCCCGATGA
- a CDS encoding bifunctional 3-(3-hydroxy-phenyl)propionate/3-hydroxycinnamic acid hydroxylase → MTAHATEEEVRNASRLEADVVVVGLGPVGLLAAIKLGRAGHTVVGVERHSKPYPLPRAVTFDHEIARILKGIGIDPETDPAIVWYEDRYPMITADGQTLQEVDWISRNPDGFRNRYWFYQPLLEDRLRQIAAATPGVTLLAGYQAVEIGESDLGVTAEFHKSKKDETGERILDGSEALFVTARYGLGSDGANSFVRTSLGLEMTDLQFYYDWIVTDMIMHEERTFDPVHYQICDPARPTTVVPGGAPDRRRWEFMLLPGETPGQWADPESVWPLLAEFDVTPQNAEIHRSVVWRFQAKYAETWRKGRWMIAGDAAHLMPPFAGEGMCAGLRDVMNLSWRLSLALEGKADDAILDGYGAERQPHAKGFIEFSVGMGEVICVTDPEKAAERNARMIAEWDAIKENGPLWPADNPLGPGAWLGEYGGLPGRQGTVTFQGRTGPWDDIVGASWALLTSAPAAATVTEDTKSLLKELEGVAVTVGPEGSGADVLDVEGTYAQWFADTGADHLVIRPDYYVAAAVAGEDVNDVVRRLAEAVALKVVA, encoded by the coding sequence ATGACTGCACATGCCACCGAGGAAGAGGTCCGCAACGCCAGCCGGCTGGAGGCCGATGTCGTCGTCGTCGGCCTGGGCCCGGTCGGACTCCTTGCCGCCATCAAGCTGGGCCGGGCCGGTCACACCGTTGTGGGCGTCGAGCGGCACTCGAAGCCGTATCCGCTGCCACGTGCGGTCACGTTCGACCATGAGATCGCGCGCATCCTCAAGGGCATCGGCATCGATCCGGAGACCGACCCGGCGATCGTCTGGTACGAGGACCGCTACCCGATGATCACTGCTGACGGCCAGACGCTCCAGGAGGTCGACTGGATCAGCCGCAATCCTGACGGCTTCCGCAACCGGTACTGGTTCTACCAACCGCTGCTGGAGGACCGGCTCCGCCAGATCGCCGCCGCGACGCCCGGGGTGACCCTGCTCGCGGGATACCAGGCCGTCGAGATCGGCGAGTCCGACTTGGGCGTCACTGCGGAGTTCCACAAGTCCAAGAAGGACGAGACCGGCGAGCGGATCCTCGACGGATCCGAGGCCCTGTTCGTGACGGCCCGCTATGGCTTGGGCTCGGACGGCGCCAACAGCTTCGTGCGCACCTCACTGGGCCTGGAGATGACGGACCTGCAGTTCTACTACGACTGGATCGTCACCGACATGATCATGCATGAGGAACGCACGTTCGACCCGGTGCACTACCAGATCTGCGACCCCGCAAGACCGACGACCGTGGTCCCCGGCGGTGCACCCGACCGACGCCGCTGGGAGTTCATGCTGCTCCCTGGGGAGACGCCCGGGCAGTGGGCCGACCCTGAGTCGGTGTGGCCGCTGCTCGCCGAGTTCGACGTGACACCCCAGAACGCCGAGATCCACCGGTCGGTGGTCTGGCGCTTCCAGGCGAAGTACGCCGAGACGTGGCGGAAGGGCCGGTGGATGATCGCCGGTGACGCCGCACACCTGATGCCACCCTTCGCGGGAGAGGGCATGTGCGCGGGCCTCCGTGACGTCATGAACCTCAGCTGGCGCCTCTCCCTCGCTCTGGAAGGCAAGGCCGACGATGCGATCCTGGACGGCTACGGCGCCGAGCGGCAGCCGCACGCCAAGGGGTTCATCGAGTTCTCCGTCGGGATGGGCGAGGTCATCTGTGTGACCGACCCGGAGAAGGCAGCCGAGCGCAACGCCCGGATGATCGCCGAGTGGGACGCGATCAAGGAGAACGGCCCGCTCTGGCCCGCGGACAACCCGCTCGGTCCGGGCGCCTGGCTCGGAGAGTACGGCGGCCTGCCCGGGCGTCAGGGGACGGTCACCTTCCAAGGCCGCACCGGCCCGTGGGATGACATCGTCGGTGCCTCGTGGGCGCTGCTGACCTCGGCCCCTGCGGCGGCGACCGTCACCGAGGACACCAAGTCCCTGCTCAAAGAACTCGAGGGCGTGGCGGTCACCGTCGGCCCGGAAGGTTCGGGCGCCGACGTACTGGATGTGGAAGGGACCTATGCGCAGTGGTTCGCCGACACCGGCGCTGACCATCTCGTCATCCGTCCCGACTACTACGTGGCGGCGGCCGTGGCGGGAGAGGACGTCAACGACGTCGTACGCCGGCTGGCCGAGGCCGTCGCGTTGAAGGTGGTCGCATGA
- a CDS encoding nuclear transport factor 2 family protein, producing MSAASVEAEIRALEDRRFRAMLDGDVETLRELLSERLMYTHTDGRVDTKESYLATLAGGGPYVEIDHPVRELVADDHVALVSGAMVATLDKGGVVSRLDNATLSVWLNEEGTWRYAAFQPTPRS from the coding sequence ATGAGCGCGGCGTCGGTCGAGGCCGAGATCCGCGCGCTGGAGGATCGCCGCTTCCGGGCGATGCTGGACGGCGACGTCGAGACGCTGCGCGAGCTGCTCTCGGAACGGCTGATGTACACCCACACGGACGGCCGGGTCGACACCAAGGAGTCCTACCTCGCCACCCTCGCCGGAGGCGGGCCCTACGTGGAGATCGACCACCCGGTCCGGGAGCTCGTCGCCGACGACCATGTGGCGCTGGTGAGCGGAGCCATGGTCGCGACCCTGGACAAGGGTGGCGTCGTGAGTCGGCTCGACAACGCGACGCTGTCGGTCTGGCTCAACGAGGAGGGCACCTGGCGCTACGCCGCCTTCCAGCCCACGCCACGTTCCTGA
- a CDS encoding branched-chain amino acid ABC transporter permease, giving the protein MSAATSPAVSTAAPAAVRVARGDLKGGIAFAVLAVAVVLLAAVVPYVVTLGQLTDLVGLFTLVILGTTWNLLAGYGGMVSVGQQAYIGVGGYGTFYIADTLGVPLVLSVVLAAVVCVVIAFLASFLVFRLVGGYFAIGTWVIAEVIKLLTTQFDALGGGTGLSLGAFRGVDRVSRVATVYWLSLAVTVVVVLGTYLLMRSKVGLGLTAIRDERVAAANVGVRVDRGRRIVYLAAAAGAGLAGALIAINNLRVAPDSNYSVNYTAAMIFIVIIGGIGTIEGPVVGAVVYWVLQNQLADLGTWYMVVLGVVAIVIVLLAPQGLWGLVTRGKLQVFPVHYRVRA; this is encoded by the coding sequence ATGAGCGCCGCCACAAGCCCCGCCGTCAGCACGGCCGCGCCCGCGGCGGTGAGGGTCGCGCGCGGGGACCTCAAGGGCGGGATCGCCTTCGCCGTCCTCGCCGTGGCGGTGGTCCTCCTGGCCGCCGTGGTCCCCTACGTGGTGACGCTCGGCCAGCTCACCGACCTCGTCGGCCTCTTCACGCTTGTTATCCTGGGTACCACGTGGAACCTGCTGGCCGGGTACGGCGGCATGGTCTCGGTCGGCCAGCAGGCCTACATCGGGGTCGGTGGCTACGGCACGTTCTACATCGCCGACACCCTCGGTGTCCCCTTGGTGCTGTCGGTCGTGCTCGCGGCTGTGGTCTGTGTCGTGATCGCCTTCCTTGCCTCGTTCCTCGTGTTCCGGCTCGTTGGCGGCTACTTCGCGATCGGCACGTGGGTGATCGCGGAGGTCATCAAGCTCCTCACCACCCAGTTCGACGCACTCGGTGGGGGCACCGGGCTGTCCCTCGGCGCGTTCCGTGGCGTGGACCGGGTCAGCCGGGTCGCCACCGTCTACTGGCTTTCGCTCGCCGTCACGGTCGTGGTCGTTCTCGGCACGTATCTCCTGATGCGGAGCAAGGTCGGTCTTGGCCTCACCGCCATCCGTGACGAGCGCGTCGCGGCCGCCAACGTGGGCGTCCGGGTCGACCGCGGCCGGCGCATCGTCTACCTCGCTGCAGCGGCGGGAGCCGGCCTGGCGGGGGCGCTGATCGCGATCAACAACCTGCGGGTGGCGCCCGACTCCAACTACTCGGTGAACTACACCGCCGCGATGATCTTCATCGTCATCATCGGTGGCATCGGCACCATCGAGGGGCCGGTCGTCGGGGCGGTCGTCTACTGGGTCCTGCAGAACCAGCTCGCCGACCTCGGGACCTGGTACATGGTCGTCCTCGGCGTGGTCGCGATTGTGATCGTCCTGCTTGCCCCTCAGGGCCTGTGGGGCCTGGTGACGCGCGGGAAGCTGCAGGTCTTCCCGGTCCACTACCGGGTCAGGGCCTGA
- a CDS encoding branched-chain amino acid ABC transporter permease, protein MEWINAVVQGALLGGQYALLACGLSLMFGVMRIVNLAHGTIAVAAAYGALWCVETLGLPVWLSLVVTVIVFAGVGYLLQRGLFNRALRAGELEPLLVSFGLSIVVVNLLQEKFSADSRHLSAGSLETASLKVTDDISVGWFSLLVLILAALVFAGIELFLGRTTQGRAMRATSDDPDTARIMGINNAHVYGLATGIAVATVALAGVVIGMSTVFSPGYGDLVLIFAFEAVIIGGLGSLWGTFVGAMVLGVAQTVGAQIDPAWGILAGHLVFLAVLLLRPQGLMSKVKVA, encoded by the coding sequence ATGGAGTGGATCAACGCAGTCGTCCAAGGAGCCCTGCTCGGCGGCCAGTACGCGCTGCTGGCCTGCGGCCTCTCACTGATGTTCGGCGTGATGCGGATCGTCAACCTCGCCCACGGTACGATCGCCGTCGCGGCGGCCTACGGCGCCCTCTGGTGCGTCGAGACGCTCGGCCTGCCGGTCTGGCTCTCGCTGGTTGTGACGGTGATCGTCTTCGCCGGTGTCGGCTACCTGCTCCAGCGCGGGCTCTTCAACCGCGCCCTGCGGGCAGGTGAGCTGGAGCCGCTGTTGGTCTCCTTCGGCCTCAGCATCGTCGTGGTCAACCTGCTCCAGGAGAAGTTCAGCGCCGACTCCCGCCACCTCTCGGCGGGCTCGCTCGAGACCGCTTCGCTCAAGGTCACCGACGACATCTCGGTCGGGTGGTTCTCCCTGCTGGTGCTGATCCTCGCCGCCCTTGTCTTCGCCGGCATCGAGCTCTTCCTCGGTCGCACCACGCAGGGCCGCGCGATGCGCGCGACGAGCGACGACCCGGACACCGCACGGATCATGGGCATCAACAACGCCCATGTGTACGGCCTCGCGACGGGGATCGCCGTGGCCACGGTCGCCCTCGCCGGCGTCGTGATCGGGATGAGCACCGTCTTCAGCCCCGGGTACGGCGACCTCGTGCTGATCTTCGCCTTCGAGGCGGTCATCATCGGCGGTCTCGGATCCTTGTGGGGCACCTTCGTCGGCGCCATGGTCCTCGGCGTGGCCCAGACCGTCGGGGCCCAGATCGACCCGGCGTGGGGAATCCTCGCCGGCCACCTCGTCTTCCTCGCCGTCCTGCTGCTCCGGCCGCAGGGCCTGATGTCGAAAGTGAAGGTCGCCTGA
- a CDS encoding ABC transporter ATP-binding protein, protein MSTLLQLEGVSTHYGDFRALYGIDLTLTEGETLAVIGANGAGKSTLLKTIAGLMPATDGAIWYDGEDIAVLPTYRRVEAGIALTPEGRKIFPSLTIEENLLVGAYRKRPGPWDLKRIYETFPLVADRRARYGAHLSGGEQQAAAIARALMSNPRLLLLDEVSLGLAPVVVKEIYAAMPAITAQGTTVLVVEQDLSQALSVADRVQCLLEGRTVLEGRADEFSRDQMAAAYFGLDREAS, encoded by the coding sequence ATGAGCACCCTGCTCCAACTGGAGGGCGTCAGCACCCACTACGGCGACTTCCGCGCTCTCTACGGCATCGACCTGACCCTCACCGAGGGTGAGACCCTCGCCGTCATCGGCGCCAACGGCGCCGGCAAGTCGACCCTGCTCAAGACCATCGCCGGCCTGATGCCGGCCACCGACGGCGCGATCTGGTACGACGGCGAGGACATCGCCGTCCTACCGACCTATCGGCGGGTCGAGGCCGGCATCGCGCTCACGCCGGAGGGCCGCAAGATCTTCCCGAGCCTCACCATCGAGGAGAACCTCCTCGTCGGCGCCTATCGCAAGCGGCCGGGACCGTGGGACCTGAAGCGGATCTACGAGACCTTCCCGCTCGTCGCCGATCGCCGTGCCCGGTACGGCGCCCACCTCTCGGGCGGCGAGCAGCAGGCCGCGGCCATCGCGCGCGCCTTGATGAGCAACCCACGGCTGCTGCTCCTGGACGAGGTCTCCCTCGGCCTGGCCCCCGTCGTCGTCAAGGAGATCTACGCCGCCATGCCCGCGATCACCGCCCAGGGCACGACGGTCCTAGTCGTCGAGCAGGACCTCAGTCAGGCGCTCTCGGTCGCCGATCGCGTGCAGTGCCTGCTCGAGGGCCGCACGGTCCTGGAGGGGCGCGCCGACGAGTTCAGCCGCGACCAGATGGCGGCGGCCTACTTCGGTCTGGACAGGGAGGCCAGCTGA
- a CDS encoding ABC transporter ATP-binding protein, whose translation MTPLLRVDGLSKRFGAVVTADGISFEVPSGGALAVLGPNGAGKSTLLSMISGALKADAGTITYDGHDLTHVPAARRSAMGIARTFQVPRPFSGMTVFENVLVAASFGGGQRGHHAYERAASAIETAGMGRHVNEKAGALRLLDRKRLELARALATEPKLILLDEIAGGLSEHELPELIQVLKTLKAEGVTIVWIEHVVHALNDIADSAICLAGGEIIARGGVAEVMAHPKVVEVYLGAVAGAGDLA comes from the coding sequence ATGACCCCACTCCTCCGCGTCGACGGCCTTTCCAAGAGGTTCGGCGCCGTGGTGACCGCGGACGGCATCTCTTTCGAGGTGCCGTCCGGCGGTGCGCTCGCGGTGCTCGGGCCCAACGGCGCCGGCAAATCCACCCTGCTGTCCATGATCAGCGGCGCCCTCAAGGCGGACGCCGGCACGATCACCTATGACGGCCATGACCTCACGCATGTCCCTGCCGCCCGTCGGAGCGCCATGGGGATCGCCCGGACCTTCCAGGTTCCTCGGCCGTTCTCCGGCATGACCGTCTTCGAGAACGTCCTCGTCGCCGCCAGCTTCGGCGGAGGCCAGCGCGGTCACCATGCCTACGAGCGTGCGGCCTCGGCCATCGAGACGGCCGGAATGGGCCGCCATGTCAACGAGAAGGCCGGCGCGCTGCGGCTGTTGGACCGCAAGCGGCTGGAGCTCGCCCGTGCCCTGGCTACGGAGCCGAAGCTCATCCTTCTCGACGAGATCGCCGGTGGCCTCTCCGAGCACGAGCTGCCGGAACTCATCCAGGTGCTCAAGACACTCAAGGCCGAGGGCGTCACCATCGTCTGGATCGAGCACGTCGTCCATGCCCTCAACGACATCGCTGATTCCGCGATATGTCTCGCGGGCGGCGAGATCATCGCCCGTGGCGGGGTCGCCGAGGTGATGGCCCACCCCAAGGTCGTCGAGGTCTACCTCGGCGCGGTCGCGGGGGCGGGTGACCTCGCATGA
- a CDS encoding ABC transporter substrate-binding protein, translating into MKFVRPIGVTAVATASTLALAACGGGVGGGAAGGGDSDTFTIGFVTTDTGSLADFSTPNNYVVDKMKAYFQDHPIKAGDKEFKVKIVTADSQSDTSRAGEVAADLINNDGADLLFADGTPTIDNPVSEQCEANSIPCLTSVSPWQPFAIRSGDKPADLKYSHHFFWGLEDVAKVYSNIWKAIPNNGKAAGLFPNDADGSAWAANFPALTKDSGVTINNPGAYTDGTKDFSAQIAKFKGNDVMVGLPIPPDFTTFWKQAAQQGFKPKVATIGKAMLFPSVVESVGKIGNNVATEVWWHPTSAFTSSLTGQTSQALADDYESTTGKQWSQPLGFAEALFEVATAALQKAGSTDPDALNKAFDGLSVDTIVGKVSWGTDSSVPSYVAKTPVAGGQWRLNKSGSKYQFDLVVVENSLDPETPLGGKPEALTW; encoded by the coding sequence ATGAAGTTCGTTCGTCCTATCGGGGTAACGGCGGTCGCGACGGCCTCCACACTCGCACTGGCCGCCTGCGGAGGCGGCGTCGGCGGCGGTGCCGCCGGCGGCGGTGACTCGGACACCTTCACCATCGGTTTCGTCACCACGGACACCGGCTCACTGGCGGACTTCAGCACGCCGAACAACTACGTGGTCGACAAGATGAAGGCGTACTTCCAGGACCACCCGATCAAGGCGGGTGACAAGGAGTTCAAGGTCAAGATCGTCACGGCCGACTCGCAGTCGGACACCTCCCGTGCCGGCGAGGTCGCGGCCGACCTCATCAACAACGATGGTGCCGACCTCCTCTTCGCCGACGGTACGCCGACGATCGACAACCCCGTCTCGGAGCAGTGCGAGGCCAACTCGATCCCGTGCCTGACGAGCGTGAGCCCGTGGCAGCCGTTCGCGATCCGCAGTGGTGACAAGCCCGCCGACCTGAAGTACAGCCACCACTTCTTCTGGGGCCTGGAGGACGTCGCGAAGGTCTACTCGAATATCTGGAAGGCGATTCCCAACAACGGCAAGGCCGCAGGGCTGTTCCCCAATGACGCCGACGGCTCGGCATGGGCAGCGAACTTCCCCGCCCTGACCAAGGACTCGGGCGTCACGATCAACAACCCGGGCGCCTACACCGACGGCACGAAAGACTTCTCGGCGCAGATCGCCAAGTTCAAGGGCAACGACGTGATGGTCGGCCTCCCGATCCCGCCCGACTTCACCACGTTCTGGAAGCAGGCCGCCCAGCAGGGCTTCAAGCCCAAGGTCGCAACCATCGGCAAGGCGATGCTCTTCCCGAGCGTCGTGGAGTCGGTCGGCAAGATCGGCAACAACGTCGCCACCGAGGTCTGGTGGCACCCGACCTCGGCGTTCACCAGCTCGCTGACCGGCCAGACGTCACAGGCGCTGGCCGACGACTACGAGTCGACGACAGGCAAGCAGTGGAGCCAGCCGCTCGGCTTCGCCGAGGCGCTCTTCGAGGTCGCCACGGCGGCGCTCCAGAAGGCCGGCTCGACCGACCCGGACGCCCTCAACAAGGCCTTCGACGGTCTCTCCGTCGACACCATCGTCGGCAAGGTCAGCTGGGGCACGGACAGCAGCGTGCCGTCGTACGTCGCGAAGACGCCGGTCGCCGGTGGTCAGTGGCGGCTCAACAAGTCGGGCAGCAAGTACCAGTTCGACCTGGTCGTCGTGGAGAACTCGCTCGACCCCGAGACGCCTCTGGGCGGCAAGCCCGAAGCGCTCACGTGGTGA
- a CDS encoding 2-keto-4-pentenoate hydratase yields the protein MNLPSADLAAIAAKLGQAELSATPVEQVAEAAGLSLSEAYAIQLLGVQLRRKRGERVTGLKLGFTSREKALQMGVSDVILGFLTDRMELAPGAVLELEGLLHPRVEPEVAFLIDPRAGEIDPTDIGVDLLEHVTHVAPAMEVIDSRFRNFSFSLEDVVADNTSACRYVVGQWRPLAELCRHSDLAALDVQLKIDGAIATSGSTGAILGDPLHAPSAVRRLAAVHGHPLTGGAILLAGAATPDVALEPGTTVVAEIEQLGEVSLQTAP from the coding sequence GTGAACCTGCCATCTGCTGATCTTGCTGCCATCGCCGCCAAGCTCGGGCAGGCCGAGCTCTCGGCGACCCCTGTCGAGCAGGTCGCCGAAGCCGCCGGCCTGTCGCTGTCCGAGGCCTATGCGATCCAGTTGCTCGGTGTGCAGCTGCGTCGGAAGCGCGGCGAGCGGGTCACCGGGCTCAAGCTGGGATTCACGAGCAGGGAGAAGGCGCTCCAGATGGGCGTCTCCGATGTCATTCTCGGCTTCCTCACCGACCGCATGGAGCTGGCCCCCGGCGCTGTGCTCGAGCTCGAGGGGCTGCTTCATCCCCGCGTCGAGCCGGAAGTTGCCTTCCTGATCGATCCCCGGGCCGGTGAGATCGACCCGACGGACATAGGTGTCGATCTCCTCGAGCATGTCACCCACGTCGCGCCCGCCATGGAGGTCATCGACAGTCGCTTCCGGAACTTCTCCTTCAGCTTGGAGGACGTGGTTGCGGACAACACCTCGGCCTGTCGTTACGTCGTGGGCCAGTGGCGGCCGCTGGCGGAGCTGTGTCGACACTCTGACCTCGCGGCGCTGGACGTGCAGCTCAAGATCGACGGAGCGATTGCGACGAGCGGCTCGACCGGAGCGATCCTGGGTGACCCGCTCCATGCGCCGTCCGCGGTGCGACGCCTTGCGGCGGTCCACGGTCATCCCCTCACCGGGGGCGCGATCCTGCTCGCGGGCGCCGCCACTCCAGACGTTGCCCTCGAGCCCGGAACCACCGTCGTGGCGGAGATCGAGCAGCTCGGCGAGGTGTCTCTGCAGACTGCGCCGTGA
- a CDS encoding tautomerase family protein: MPHVHVTIREGRGEHAVRTLIHNLTRAVVEALDAAPETVRVVVTEVPATHWANGDVTLAEKLAAVDGSTQSPSRQSVEGNRA, encoded by the coding sequence ATGCCCCACGTCCACGTGACCATCCGAGAGGGCCGCGGCGAACACGCGGTGCGCACCCTCATCCACAACCTCACTCGCGCGGTGGTCGAGGCACTGGATGCCGCCCCGGAGACGGTACGCGTCGTCGTCACCGAGGTCCCCGCCACCCACTGGGCCAACGGCGACGTGACGCTGGCTGAGAAGCTCGCGGCCGTGGACGGATCGACACAGAGTCCGAGTCGCCAGAGTGTCGAGGGGAATCGCGCGTGA
- a CDS encoding DUF3500 domain-containing protein, translating into MTTSISSTEAGGSAETGSGFRVRPKGFYPFIDGHLHPELLGPVAAYELTAAERNYLDPYIGVTADGTPQQGLYTLAETGIPVSMAEEAARTYLATLRPHFRTVSSHPMDSPNWRRWTNAFTSWVPKGVQLARLSEKERDAALALIEASLSPEGYRTVRDAMRLNGALGEIVDDYAETLTEFTYWMTIFGEPSTDAPWGWQLMGHHLDLNFVFVGTQVVLAPVFVGAEPSFSEQGTYAGTRLFEWETGRALALRRTFTDAQADKAVLFPSILNADLPEELSGPFNGRHLAGAGQDNRVIPYEGVNASELSGAQQDQLLELVELYVRRLPEGHARLKMEQVQRHLDDTHVAWMGGHDDVSAFYYRIHSPVLLVEYDSHPGIFLDYDEPMRDHIHTIVREPNGNDYGKSLLAQHYALRHS; encoded by the coding sequence GTGACCACCTCGATCAGCTCCACCGAAGCCGGCGGATCGGCCGAGACGGGCAGCGGGTTTCGCGTACGTCCGAAGGGGTTCTATCCGTTCATCGACGGACATCTCCACCCAGAGCTCCTCGGACCGGTGGCCGCCTATGAGTTGACGGCCGCGGAGCGGAACTACCTCGATCCCTACATAGGGGTCACCGCCGACGGCACCCCGCAACAGGGGTTATACACCCTCGCTGAAACCGGCATCCCGGTCTCGATGGCCGAGGAAGCGGCCCGCACCTACCTCGCGACGCTTCGGCCGCACTTCCGCACCGTGTCGTCCCATCCGATGGACTCGCCGAATTGGCGGCGATGGACGAACGCCTTCACCAGCTGGGTGCCCAAAGGGGTCCAGCTCGCGCGGCTGAGCGAGAAGGAGCGCGACGCCGCCCTCGCGCTGATCGAAGCGAGCTTGAGTCCGGAGGGATACCGCACCGTACGAGACGCGATGCGTCTCAACGGCGCCTTGGGCGAGATCGTCGACGACTACGCGGAGACGCTCACGGAGTTCACCTACTGGATGACGATCTTCGGCGAGCCGTCGACCGACGCTCCGTGGGGGTGGCAGTTGATGGGACATCACCTCGACCTCAACTTTGTCTTCGTCGGCACGCAGGTGGTGCTCGCCCCTGTGTTCGTCGGTGCAGAGCCCTCGTTCTCCGAACAGGGGACGTACGCCGGAACGCGTCTGTTCGAGTGGGAGACCGGTCGAGCGCTCGCGCTTCGACGGACGTTCACGGATGCTCAGGCCGACAAGGCGGTCCTCTTCCCTTCGATCCTCAATGCCGACCTGCCCGAGGAGCTGTCCGGGCCCTTCAACGGCCGTCATCTGGCAGGCGCAGGACAGGACAACCGCGTCATTCCGTACGAGGGTGTGAACGCCTCGGAGCTCAGCGGCGCCCAGCAGGATCAGCTGCTCGAGCTGGTCGAGCTGTACGTACGACGTCTGCCGGAGGGCCATGCGCGACTGAAGATGGAGCAGGTGCAGCGCCACCTCGACGACACCCACGTGGCGTGGATGGGCGGACACGACGACGTCTCCGCCTTCTACTACCGGATCCATTCTCCCGTGCTGCTGGTCGAGTACGACAGCCACCCGGGGATCTTCCTGGACTACGACGAGCCGATGCGCGATCACATCCACACCATCGTGCGTGAGCCCAACGGCAACGACTACGGAAAGAGTCTGCTGGCACAGCACTACGCGTTGCGGCACTCCTGA